The genomic segment TCccgtctgtgtctgtttgtgtcagCTGATTTATTTCCGATCAATGAGACGGAAGTGCTCATTGCATCTTGGGATTTTTATTAGGACTGAAACCAAAATTCTCCATTGGGTAGTTCTCACCTGGATATTGCAGTGGTGTGAAACCCAGGTCATGAGGTTAACATTCATTTCAGtttcgtatgtgtgtttgtgtgtagaccCCCTGTTTATAAAGTGTTAACATTTATGATATGCAGATTAGTAGCCCTAATCTTTTACTAAATAAACTGATTGGCTGCTTGGTTCTCTGCGATTTGTCAAATTGATgcagacacctctgatgagaacccagtGAGGTTCGGAAATCATTTTTTTCAATCTTAGAAGAAATTGCTAAATTTGCCCGGTTTATAAATCTTCTATACAGGTACACGttttagaggatatgttaacctcatAAAGGGATGGTTGCAtgcaaggaaatactggttcaattccTAGTATTTTTagggaatgaaattcccttaaaacaataggtatgtattaagcatatagtttatatccatttaaaagaagaaaagaatatgctgACATCgattgcaccatatatatatatatatatatatatgagagagctatgtgtatgctcacacacacacatacacacacacacacacacacatatatgtagtgcTACACTCCTCACATGTgatactgtttgtgtgtgtgaagtaaacagagagagagaaaattccaTTTGTACTCATAACTGTTTCCATTCTATGGTTTTACCCTGGCACAGTGCAAGATCTGTCTTGTTCTCAATTACTGCTGAAGTTGGTTGTTGTCCCTATTCTTAATACTATAATCATGAAGCCATGGCACAGGAAACAGTAAACCTTTATTCTTCACCTGATAAGATTCTCCAGAAGTGTATATTGTACACTTTGCTTTTACATTAGCAACAAGCTGTCAAGTTGGGTCTAACCATGcccatcaccatatatatattaatttagattTCACTAAACATAGAtacttataaattttaaaaaataaaaaaagcaaagttcCCCTCTAGCTGTTTAGAAAAGTGTATGTGCAGTATTAtcctattttacattttattttattcttccagTGAAAGAAGTTCTTCTATTTACAGGGAAGAGGACCCAGAGGATTCTGTCCCTCATGGACACATAACATCACTGGTAGGTTACCCTTGGCGTTATAAACACTAATCAAGACAGGTTGCAGTGGAGAACAGTTTTCTCACCCTCACCTACCCAAAATAAAAATCATACCTGTATGTGATTTGACCCTCGCAGCATGTGTCtcgttaaaaacaacaaaaactaaaacgAAGGACTTGCAGAATTAGCCGAATGGATTGCCGCCTTGATGTCTTCAGCGTGGATAGAGTAGAGATTGTGTCTAAAAGCACTGGACTGTTCTTTGTGTGCAGATGCTTCTGCTTCTCTTCTTTGTTAAATTGAAATTTGCTAACTGAATTTGTTCCATTTTGTttggttgattttctttttcttttcgttgtcTACACCAATTTATTCAACAAggaatgtacacagtataaagataagAGCTACTAATTGTTTCTTGTTGTGAAGACACGTGGCTAGGTGGGGTTTTATAACATTCCTTGGGTCTCCAAGCactctttatttttaaaacaggACACTGGTACATGAAGAAAATGAGAAGGTTGCTGCAAAAAGTGGAAGTGtgaataaaaatggtaaaaagtaaagaaaaattgaGTTACGTCCCCTTTGACTATTGccccttcccccccccccactagttATAGTAGAATAATTAACTAGTGAAGTGGAATTGTTAGATCTAAAAGGAATGTACGATTTTTCAGCTAAGTTGTATTTCTTGATCTATTCACACGTGGCATGAATTTCTCTCCAATTCTTCTCTTGGTTGTTGTATGCAGTTGGTTTGCATAAACCACAAAAGTAAAGTTGGCTTTTTGCGTCAACCTTCTCATTTTTGTTCAAGGTGTCTCATGTACCAGCAtcctgattttcaaatagaacaGGACACGTTCTCAGAACCTGGAGATTGCTTGGGGACACAAGGCATTTTATAAAAACCTGTGTAGCTGCGTGCTGTTAGTAACACTTATCTTTATACTGTTTacgttaaatgatatttatctctcactggatggagcaattgttttgttgatcttaccttaatggaacagtaaattatatatgtttatatatatatatatatatatatatataatatgtatatatatacatatataatatgtatatatatatatacatgtatgtgtgtgttgctgtcataaaaatttataaattttgagAGAACTTCAAATAACTCTTGTTTGGAatagtggatcttgaagcagcTTAAGCTGTAAATATTGAAGATGTGTGCTTGTGACCCACGTGCAGCCTTTCACTTTTTCTATGCATAAGGTTTTTAACCTCAATATTTgcacactattatttatagctttatctgcttcaagatccatcattacaaagaaatatatattaactggGTGATGCCTTGCATATGTATAAACGTTTCAGTGGGtgtctgtttttatttcaatgaCTAAAAATCATAGAGAATGTGTAGAGACTCTGCGACAGATGTGAAGCCCTCACCTAATTCTTAGAAGATTAATGTCAAACACTACCTCTGTAAAACATCAAGTATTTTCTTGGGATATGGTCTACGTAACTGATAATTGAATAATATAACcagtatatgggtgtgtgtgtgtatatcatcatcatcatcatcacttagcatctgctttccatgctggcatgcaatTAGATTGTTttactggaactggtaaaccagaaaGCTACAccgggttccagtctgatttagtatggtttctacagctggatgcccttcctaatgccaatcactccaggagtgtagtgggtgctttatacatgctaCTGCCATGggtaccatttacatgacaccagctaTGACTGCAATTTCAtgggtgccatatatatatatacacatatgcacattcatacatagacatatatattttatgcccAACTCAGTATCAAtcagaaaatctgaaataaacttcAGATTAGAAAGCCTTACTGTGgattaattaagaatataaacacactcaaTGACTATGAAAAACCTTGTTAAAAGActccctcctttttttctttttttttgcccatGGCATGGTAGGAGTGTGTTTGTCATGTAAAAAGTCTCCATTACATTCTGTAAGATGGTTGGcttcaggaagagcatccagctgtagcaacgATGTCAAAGCTGACAATAGAGCTTGGCACTGTCTTCTCACTTATCAgctcctttcaaaccatccaatctatgccaaACATGCAAAAcaggtattaaatgatgatgtatgcatctataattacacacacacacatctatatatgtgtatataaatatatatgtatgcatgcatatatatatagtctttatatatgcatatatgtacatttatcatcatttactgtctgtttttgatgctggcatgagttgaatggttcgacaggagctggggaactgcccaggctccatattttgttttggcatggtttctattgctggatacccttcctaacacacacacatatgtatgtattacctgAGGGTGGTTGGAAggtttgtgtgcttgtgcatactaacttaatttttcttttgtcatgaAAGCTTTTCCATGTATGGTGTAATTGTAAATGATTTTCCTGTTTTATTGTTTGATCAACGTCTGTGCTGTAAATGAAACAAACGTTTTGGTAGTTTTgaatgatttgagtgaaattttcaaaactttctttttctttgaggAGCTGTTtgtatatttcaattaaaaacaaaaattgcaatATTAGTTTTAAAGAATAATGGTTTTGTATCTTGAACCAAttaataatatgtttatatttcaaaaacaattaATTAGATGTTTGACTAATTAATATTCTTAACTATAGTAattttcatgattaattcaaattctattttgctttaattaaatttttttttttttttttgttgcttcttaAGTGAAAGTAAAAGGAAGGTGGgcgaaacaatttttaaaatgtttgcgAAGCTCTGGTTCACTGTGTaatccttttaataccaacccaccTTAGAATATCtttggttctataatacaaacttcatGTGTTAAATTTAAAGTGcccatcagaatttcatgttcttttcccaacaccagcttaatgagaatgttattttactaaatccgttattttcaaaattaaatgaaacaaaggcaatgtttTCCAACAAAAAGgtttaaaacattccatcaaaatttcaataaaattaatggtAAAGAAAGAATGGTGCTTTAATTTCACGCTGCAGTTATCTTTAGGAGAAGTTGTATTCAGTCAGAGACCAAGGTTCCATAACCTATGGCAGAACAGTGTTTTGATGACATGTCATAGGATACAAACGTTTATGTGATGTCAAGCTTCCATGTCACATGCCATGACTACTGTTTGTCTATGAAGTTTGCTGTGGAATAATGTTACCAGTAtctcactgaagatttggatGTGTCACAGAGTTGTGGTCCTAAACGTTTCCATTTGATGCACTTTATAGAGGATAAAGAGTATGGCCCAAACCTTACATTTTTCTGCTTTCACATGTTAAACCTATTTGTTATATCAAGCCAGTTATGGTGCCTCTGTGTGGTTGATCAAGCagctagaaaaagcaaccaaatctcaatCCACACCCTCTGTCTTAAAAAAGCTGAAGACCACATTGGTCAGTGTGGTCATAGAAGGCTCTGGTTGGGATCCCTTTCATCATAGATCAGCACCATTTAGGTTTTGTAAAGCCTAaacaacattatataaatattataaacactTTGCACAAGTGTTATTATTTAGCTGTAGGTCAGCTTTGATTCAGATAAAAAGCTTTTCCATTCCATCCTATTTCAAGAATGCCTAGGACCACATTATTCAGTGTCATTCCTTGTTTAAGGCAGTAGGGTTTGATTTgatagagatttggctgctgttctTAGCATACTGAGAGACCACATAACTTGTTAAGTGTTAAGGCTTGTATATAAGAAATCTtttctaaaataaagaaattactgCCCATGTTTAAGCTACCAGTTTATACAAAAACTGTGTTTTAATAAACAGCAACAAGGATTTATGTCATTTTTAAATTGTAGAATTTTCCAAAATCATTTTAGATTTTTTcctcaagacattttattttcttttgttatgtttcttaaccttataatctttcttttgcttttgtgtaACCATTCTCTTGCtatgttcttcattttatttccctttttcttgTTAATCTGTCTCTCCTTGCCAGGCTGTGAAGCGGTCCTATCGTCGCTTAGGGTTGGCTCAAAAGCTGATGGACCAAGCTTCAAGGGCGATGGTAGAATGTTTTAATGCCAAGTACGTCAGTTTGCATGTCAGGAAAAGTAACAGAGCAGCTCTCCACCTTTACACCAACACACTCAAGTTCTCGTAAGTCCATTTTCTTTGCAGTctattaattttacttttgtaTCTTATAAAAGTGTTGTTGTTTGGCCCTGCATCATCTCTCAGGAAACAGGCGATCGCTCTTGCtgtagtttctgtttttttttttacaatcaggATCAGTGAAGTGGAACCAAAATATTACGCTGATGGTGAAGATGCCTATGCCATGCGACGAGATTTATCAGAATTTATAGATAAAGTGAGTGTCATCATGTTTATGGGTAATGTTGAtctttttagaaaagaaaatataacaagctgacagagagagaaagataatgttCTGACTCCCTCTACTACACACTATACACAATTAGCAATGGATTCaatgctttgcagtgtttacTTTTGTccctttgcattttgagttcaaatcccacatgGGCTaactttcagtttatattttccGAGGGTGATGAAATATGTACCTGTTAGGTGCTGCAACTCTAACTTCACCCCAAGTTTTTACTGTTCATCACAATTTCCAAACAATACTGTCATTGATCTCTTATTTCTAATCAATCAATCTCTGATTCATGACACTTTAATGAGGAGAGTGCTGAAAGGAACTAACTCAGCCGAACTTATGGCGTACGTACCATACAGTTGCAATAACTTCTGTTGACCCTTCTGTTATTGAATCATCGCCTTGTTTTGAGTTTCTGAAAGCATGCAAACATGTGAAATTAAAGACCCTTTATTTGAGAATCAGGCAAGCGTTTCTCATGGGCACAGCATCCAACTATAAAACAGTACCTCCATAATattttcatctaacccatgctggcatgaaaaaagcaaagagaaatgAATGAGGAGCTGGTTCAACCATTCAGCATTCAAATCACTTTgtcaaaagtaatgtttatttctattgttttgaattaatccagcATAATCTCATGACTTCAagtttttgatgatgtgactacTTTCAAGAACAAAATACGGTAGATGTAAGGGGCCACCAGTTtgaatatatgaagaatttttagccgaatatggtcagtttaaatgctaaagaattaaacatgtatgcatatactttttAACCCTAATCATACAGTCTCTTGTAACTTTGATCTTTCATTGATgggattatttttagaataatcttGTAAGTTAGGTGTGAGTGTGAGGGCTGGGTCTGgctagttttaacataaaacattaGGATGATTTGAACCTGATATTGCtactttaaatgctaaaaggtttaaGCAAACTTGTCAGATGTTTGCTGCAAGCAAtgaatttgtttttacttgttccatTATTCTTTTATAAATTACACAGCATTGATTCTAAATGCAAGATGGCTTTAAGGGAGGAGGAGGGAAACGTGTGTTAATGACGACAGtctattatttgtttttagtttctttatttttacttttatcatcAACAGGATTTACAAAGAGCAGCTTCACAGCAAAGTTAGACGTGACTATTTTAGGTAAGTTTTCCTGTACTTCAACTATTACAGATAATCAGTgctacatacatcatcatcatacatatatgttaagctacatacacacatatgttgttgacttcataagaatttagaaacttcaagacaacatgaaataattctttcttggaaTGATTAAACTCAAAGCAAATAAAGCTAAAAGATAACAGCATATAAAtcttaacagttttttttattattcaaagcTTTATTTGCTTTGAGTTAAACTGTcccaaaaaatgaaatattacgtatgtatatttctgtaaatatgtgATCGAAGATGTTTATTACAGTGAGTAATTTTGAAAACCTGCTGAAGACAGTCACTGAAACGGTGACCCACAAAGTCATGTGGGATTCTAAATAAGGTATTTTCTTCATATACTTTGTTACATGTGGATTTTTTGTACATGTTTAATTCTGTCATCTTCCATGTAAGATCTCGGGTCTTAGGCTAAATGTGTAATGTTCATGTAGTTATCTTGTAACAAATATTTCCCTTAGCAGCAAACATGGAGGAATGTATTATACTCcacctgtgtgtctatgtatagatgatgatgatggcattttCTTCATGTCTGAACATAGTGAAGTAGAAGTGTATGCCCTCAAGTTGCTATGTAAACCAATCCTTGATCCTGCGGAGCTTCTCCTGCCTGTGCTTAATAGTTTTAATGTGAGAGTCGGTCTGTGCAATCCAGTCCTACTTCTTTAGCCTTGGAGACCTGACCTCCAAAGAACCAGTGGCACAACAGTTTAAGATGGCAGCAGTGACCAACAAGCTACAGGTTTTACAGTGTAGAGCTCTGCCTACCCTGGAGTTTCTGGAAAGATGTCAAAGCGGACCCTGGACCACCTGTGGGACTCCATTCCTTGATTTGCTGTCTAAGTTGACTCCTTAAACCCCTAAACCTTTTTCTTTCCCGAGGAACTCGCAAGGCAATGAGGGCTTGTACTTGGATTTTCTTCCATAACATGCTAATTCACCCAAAGCTGGGACCATAGTAGGTGCTACTACTCTGGGTCAGAGTAGATTTGGCAACAATAGGGGTTAAGGGGTGCTTCCACACTTGGGTCCCACTACCACTTACAATTTAAGTCATACCcaggatgtgtgtgtacatatatcattgtcatcatcatttaatgtatgttgtccatgctggcataagttggacaaGAAGTTATTCTGGTGGGAcggaactttatatatatatctgtccagCTCCACCCCAGTCAGTGCTACCCATGTCAATGTTATGTTATGGTAGAAGGGATTGAACCTGCATTCGTGTAGTTGCAAAGGGAAATTCTGAAGCCTACAAccatgtgtatcatcatcgttgGAAGGCAACCATGCTAAccgtatagatatatgaatatgagGCTGTGCATGGGTATGTTTGTGTGGCATTTTGTTGTCACCATGCACCGActgtaattattactattaagtgGATGAGAGcaaacagaatcattaacatgtcagtggcatttcttcttgctcattacattgtgagttcaaatcctgctctggtcaacttttgcctttcatcttttcatggccAATAAGATACATACTTctgtcaaatattattattattattattattattattattattgaatttatatgaaCACTgtttgcctttaatctttcttcattttgatgttttttacttttaattttctccACAGGTCCATTcactttttgttttcaatttttttataaatatttttttttgtcttcaaatgATGAACGAGAAAATTGGAAGTACTAATTGGTTATTCGGGTATCTCTGGAATAATTAACAACTGTCCATATGATTGAatccaataaaacattttaaagacaatttctgttcatttttttaaaaaaacatttcatttctatttcttttaatgcagaaatagtttttattttacaacaatgtatctatttattcctAATACATCAAGGTAGATGTGACTTCTTATAAACGAGAGCTTATGCCCCTTTCAGACTCACTGCTCTGGCAGAGTGGCATTGGCTGAGGAGACACACAATGAGGACAATACAGCACAGTGTCTCAAAGTCCTCTTACATCAGTAAATCCTGTGTTATGAAGAATTACTATTTCAAGGCAACCGTATACTTGCATTCAAATCTaccaaaacatattaagaatgaaaagatacattattgtttcatttttcactCCATAAATTATATGGTGATTATGTGCATTCCGTAAGTTTCGAAACATTTTGAAGAGAgatctttattaatttcaaagaattacaaAACTAATTTCTTTGAAAGTAGGATTCTCTCACTTTTGTTTTACTTGCTGAAGTGCTTCAGCCACTTCGTGAAGGTGTCCAGGTCCCTTGTCACAGTTTCATCTTTTGCAGTATCTCTGAAATGACTGCTTCTCTGCCATGTGACTAGATTtcacagacggaaactgaaagaatctcatcgTATATCATGTCAAAGCTGAGATATTGGGGTAACCCGTGGTCCTCCACCCTATCAAATCCTTTCCATATCAGGATAGAAAAtggacgtatgatgatgatgatgatgatgatgatgacagcatatCTGCTGCAATTTTGGTGCTAAATCAATTTATGGTAATGAAGTCAAAACACATATTTGCTTCAttttgcaggtgtggctgtgtaggtaagaagtttgctttccagccatgtaATCTTGGGTCCatttccactgcacagcaccttgggcaaatgtcttttacgataaccccaggctgaccagcTTATGACTGGacttcgtagacagaaactgaaagaaaatcatcatataatgtgtgtgtgtgcatgcgcacgcactTCTGTTTCGTTTGTCCCTCGGTACCACTTAAAAactggtgttcgtttgtttacatctccataatttaGCATTTCCGCAAAAGTGACCAATACAAAGTACGAAACTAAGAGCTAGAatcaattttttttactaaatacttcaaggcgatgctccagcatggctgcagtctaaaagCTTAAAAGACAAAAAGTTAACAAAAGACTCTACTTACAATGATTACTTATAGGCAATCCTGATCGAGGAGACCTGTGAGCGAAGTCGTTCCATCCATGACCGTTTTCCTAAGTGCATGGTCGCTTATCTTACATGTCTTTTCTCTTAAGACAGTAAAGCTGTGATACCGGGATCTTTTTCGTAATTTCCCCCACGAGATGGCTTTAATGTTGCACTTGTTTTTAAGTAGGAATCCTATACAGATACACATTAGAGCTGTAGTTGCATACACAAGAACTGTTCACGTTCCAGTCGTTGCATATTTTGTCTGAGACCATAATTATGAATTCCTTACATTGTGACTATACTTCAACCCTATACAATGACTGGTATGTGTTGTTGATTTACAATCAACAAATTTCTGAAATTCTAGATTCCATTAAATCATGTTACATAGTGTGAAACCTGTCTACTCTCGACCTTTCCAAGTCCTGAAAGAATTATTCATCTCTTGAC from the Octopus bimaculoides isolate UCB-OBI-ISO-001 chromosome 11, ASM119413v2, whole genome shotgun sequence genome contains:
- the LOC106880538 gene encoding N-alpha-acetyltransferase 10 isoform X2, which translates into the protein MNIRCATPEDLMNMQHCNLLCLPENYQMKYYFYHGLSWPQLSYVAEDENGKIVGYVLAKMEEDPEDSVPHGHITSLAVKRSYRRLGLAQKLMDQASRAMVECFNAKYVSLHVRKSNRAALHLYTNTLKFSISEVEPKYYADGEDAYAMRRDLSEFIDKDLQRAASQQS
- the LOC106880538 gene encoding N-alpha-acetyltransferase 10 isoform X1, which encodes MNIRCATPEDLMNMQHCNLLCLPENYQMKYYFYHGLSWPQLSYVAEDENGKIVGYVLAKIERSSSIYREEDPEDSVPHGHITSLAVKRSYRRLGLAQKLMDQASRAMVECFNAKYVSLHVRKSNRAALHLYTNTLKFSISEVEPKYYADGEDAYAMRRDLSEFIDKDLQRAASQQS